A window of Methanobrevibacter sp. genomic DNA:
TATTGCTAAGATTTAGTTGTTAAATTTTGATTATTCTTAAAAATTCATTTATTTTCCTTTTAAATTTTTAGTGTGTTAATTTGGTTTAAAAATTATAAAGGAATGATTATATGATTACATTGATTGGTAAGGAATTGGCAAAAGAGGGAGTGAGCTTTGTATTTTATGAAGCCGCAGAGGAGTGCTCGTCCTGTAGGTTCAAGGCCTCTTGTGTGGATTCCCTAAAGAAAGGCCATAGATATACAATAACTGAAGTCAGGGATGTTGAACAGAAATGTCCTGTCCATGAAAGCGATAAGGTTCAGGTAGTGGCTGTTGAAAATGCGGAATTCACCATTTTAACAGATTCAAAAGGAGTATTTGAAGGTTCAAGCTTTGACTTCAAGCGTCAAGGATGCTCCAATAAGGACTGTGATTACAGGCATATGTGTTTCCCTGATGGAATCTCAAAAGAAGAGAAGGGAGTGTATGTCAAGGACTTAGGCAAATTCAAGGATTGTCCAAAAGGGAACGCTTTAGTTAAATGCATTGTAAAAATTCAAGATAAATAATAAGCTTGATGGAAATTCAATTTAAACTTTTAATTTTTATTATTTAACTTAATGATAATTATTTGGTGTTAATATGAGTCAAATGAAAAAGGATTGCGGTTATGCTGCAGCTGATTTGGTAAAAGACGGTCAAGTATTAGGACTTGGAACCGGGTCCACTACACTTTACTTCATTGAAAAGGTAGGTATGAGAGTTAGGGATGAAGGAATTGAAGTCATGGGAATTCCAACCTCTTTCCAATCAAGACTCCTTGCTAGAAAGTGGAACATTCCGCTTACAGACCTTAGCGAGCATGAAATAGATCTTGCTGTGGATGGTGCTGATGAAATAGACCTTGACTTTAACTTGATTAAAGGTGGAGGAGCGGCACACACCTTGGAAAAGATTGTTGACTATTCAGCAAAGGAATTGGTAATCATTGCAGATGAATCCAAGCTTGTGGATGTTTTAGGCGCTTTCCCACTTCCAATTGAAATCATACCAGATTCCTTGAATCCTGTTACAAAGGCTTTGGAGGATATGGGAGGAAAAGTGGAAGTCAGAATGGGTCAGGCTAAGGACGGCCCTGTCATAACGGATAATGGAAACTTCATTCTGGATGTTGCATTCGGCAAGATTGAAAACCCTATTCCTATGGAAAAGGAACTGAACACCATTCCAGGAGTTGTGGAAAACGGATTGTTCACTGAAATGGTTGATAAGGTAATTATCGGTTCCAAAGATGGTGTGAAATACTTATAATTTCATTCATTTCACATTACTTTTTTTATTCTTTTTTTAATCAATTTTTATTATTATTTTATTCATTCTTTCAATCTTTTTTATTATTTTTTCATTCATTTTTCATTAGGAATTTCTTATCAAACTTTACTTCATAAAGAAAGTTTATATAATATAATCTAGATAGATTATAATGATTCTAATATGAATTAATTCTTTTTTAAATTAATTTTTATTCAATAATTTTTTAATATTATTCATTTTGTTTAAATTTGATTAATTTTATCTTTATTAATTTATTAGAATGTTTATAATTCAAAATTCAACTAACTATTAAGAATTAAATGTTTATTTAGGATTTGAGTAAATGAGAGTCGTTATCGTTGGTGGTGGAGCTGGAGGAATATCAACAGCTTCCAACCTTAGAAAATTAGATGAAAAAGTTGAAATTGTGGTATTGACAAGGGATAATCAGGTTTCATATTCCCCTTGTGCCATTCCTTACGTATTGTCAGATAGGATCCATTCATTTGATGATATTGTGATGAGGACAGTTGATGATTATAAGGCAAAGAACATTGATGTGATGCTTGAAACTGAAGTTACTGCAGTTGACAGTTCTAAAAAGCAAATCACATATGTTCAAGATGGTGCAGAAAAAACCATGAAATATGACAAATTGGTTTTGGCTACTGGAGGAAGCCCATTCGTACCGCCTATGAAAGGTGTGAACTTGGATGGAGTATTCAAGATCAGAACCTTGGATGACGGAAAGAGGGTTAAGGAATGGTCTGAAGACTGTAAAAGCGCAGTAGTAACCGGTGCAGGATTGATTGGTATTGAAATCGCTTATGCATTCAAGAAGATGGGCCTTAAGGTAACCTTATGTGAAATGTTGCCTCAAATCGTTCCACGTTCCCTTGACCCAGATATGGCTAAAATCATTACAGACTACTTGATGGAAGAAGGAATCGACATAGTTCTTGGCCAACCTATCACTGAACTGAAAGGTGAAGATGGAAGGGTGAAGACTGCTGTATTTGATGATGGAACTGAAGTTGATGCGGATATGGTCATATTGGCTACCGGTGTAAGGGCTGAATTGGACTTGGCTAAAATGGCTGGCTGTGACTGTGGAAGATGGGCTGTACTTGTAAATGATAGGATGGCTACCTCAGTACCTGATGTTTATGCTGTAGGTGACTGTGTCGAGTGCTACAGTGCAATACTTAGGTCAAACACCGTTTCCCAGTTAGGGACCACTGCTGTAAGGCAAGCGAAAACCTTGGCCCAAACCCTTGCAGGAAGACGTTCAAGATTCAATCCGGTCTTGAATTCCATGGTTACCAAGGTAGGTAAATTGGAGTTCGGTGCAGTAGGGTTGACCCGCAGCTTTGCACAGCAGAACAGCATTAAAGCGGTTGTAGGGAAAGTGGAAGCCTTGACAAGGGCAAGATACTATCCAAATGCCAAGCCAATGAATGTTAAGGTTATTTGTGATGCGGATGGAACCATTATCGGATGCCAGATCATTGCAGAGGAAAGGGTGGCTGAAAGAATTGACACCATGACTTTAGCCATTACCGAAGAGTTGACCTGCTTTGAATTGAGCAATATGGAGTTTGCATATGCTCCTCCTGTATCTATGGTAACTGATCCATTGGTAATTGCTGTAGAGGAAGTAAGTAAGAAGTTCAATAATTAGATAAACTTTTTATTTATTTTTTATTTTTTTATAAGTTTTTTAATCTCTATTTTTATTTTTATTATTCTTAATTTTTCCTTCATCAGATTTTTGCAATCTTTAATTTTTATTTTTGCATTTAATATTAAAATTTGATTTTTCATTTTTCAATTAAATTTTTTTAGCTATTTTTCTAATATGATTACATAATTTTTCAACTGATTTTGCAATATTTATTTTTTATTTTTGCAATTCTTTCCAAAAAATCAGTACTTATTTATATAACAGAGAATATATAATATATTGATAAATGTTTGATTATTATTTAATATAATCATTATTTTCATTTATAAGACTAATTTAAATTACAAAAAACAATTATTGGATTTATTGGAGAGGATTTAGTTGACTAAGATATTTATTTCATGTGCATTGCCATATGCTAATGGGCCATGCCACTTAGGGCATTTGAGATCCACTTATATTCCAGCTGATATCTACGCTCGATACAATCGTATGGCTGGAAATGAGGTATTGATGGTATGTGCAACTGATGAGCATGGTACTCCAATTGCAGTTAAGGCTGATGCGGAAGGCAAAAAGCCTATTGAAATCGCAAAAAGATACCATGATATGATTGCAGAAGACATTAGAAGCTGCGATATCTCTTTGGATAACTTTACAAGGACTACAGATGAATTGCACTATAAGATATCACAGGACTTTTTCAAGTACCTTTACGATAATGGACTGATTT
This region includes:
- a CDS encoding UPF0179 family protein; the protein is MITLIGKELAKEGVSFVFYEAAEECSSCRFKASCVDSLKKGHRYTITEVRDVEQKCPVHESDKVQVVAVENAEFTILTDSKGVFEGSSFDFKRQGCSNKDCDYRHMCFPDGISKEEKGVYVKDLGKFKDCPKGNALVKCIVKIQDK
- the rpiA gene encoding ribose-5-phosphate isomerase RpiA — its product is MSQMKKDCGYAAADLVKDGQVLGLGTGSTTLYFIEKVGMRVRDEGIEVMGIPTSFQSRLLARKWNIPLTDLSEHEIDLAVDGADEIDLDFNLIKGGGAAHTLEKIVDYSAKELVIIADESKLVDVLGAFPLPIEIIPDSLNPVTKALEDMGGKVEVRMGQAKDGPVITDNGNFILDVAFGKIENPIPMEKELNTIPGVVENGLFTEMVDKVIIGSKDGVKYL
- a CDS encoding FAD-dependent oxidoreductase, translated to MRVVIVGGGAGGISTASNLRKLDEKVEIVVLTRDNQVSYSPCAIPYVLSDRIHSFDDIVMRTVDDYKAKNIDVMLETEVTAVDSSKKQITYVQDGAEKTMKYDKLVLATGGSPFVPPMKGVNLDGVFKIRTLDDGKRVKEWSEDCKSAVVTGAGLIGIEIAYAFKKMGLKVTLCEMLPQIVPRSLDPDMAKIITDYLMEEGIDIVLGQPITELKGEDGRVKTAVFDDGTEVDADMVILATGVRAELDLAKMAGCDCGRWAVLVNDRMATSVPDVYAVGDCVECYSAILRSNTVSQLGTTAVRQAKTLAQTLAGRRSRFNPVLNSMVTKVGKLEFGAVGLTRSFAQQNSIKAVVGKVEALTRARYYPNAKPMNVKVICDADGTIIGCQIIAEERVAERIDTMTLAITEELTCFELSNMEFAYAPPVSMVTDPLVIAVEEVSKKFNN